The Lutibacter sp. A64 genome segment ACGGGCCATACAAAGTGGTGCAATTAGTCCAAATCAAATGCTTAATGCTATTAAAATATCTGTAATAATTACTTTTATAATTGCTGTTTACTTAATTTATAAGGCATTTGGAAAAGAAGATTTTTTAAATCTATTCATCTTTTTTATATTAGGTGTACTTAGTATTGTTGCCGCAATTAAATATACAGTAGGTAAAAAAGCCTATGGTTATAGTGGGTTTGGCGACTTGTTTGTATTTTTATTTTTTGGTTTGGTTAGTGTAATTGGTAGTTATTATTTGTATTCAAAAGAATTAAATATTACAATTTTATTACCTGCTATTTCTATTGGGTCATTAAGTATTGGTGTACTAAACTTAAATAATATGCGTGATAGAGCTTCAGATATTAAGTCTGGAAAAAGAACCTTAGTAGTTAAAATGGGAAGCGATTATGCAAAATACTATCATTATTATTTATTAGTTATTCCTTATTTGTTTACAATATTATATTCAATAATACATTATAAATCACCTTATCAATTTTTATTTTTGCTTACACTTTTTCCAATTATAAAGCATTTTAAAGTGGTTTATAGAAATAGAAATCCAAAATTATTAGATCCAGAATTAAAAAAATTAGCAATTACTACATTTGTATTTTCTATATTATTTGGAATTGGTTTAATAGTTTAATCAGTTATGAGTAATAATTATTACATAAGCTCCAAGATAGATAAGATATATTTGTCTTTCACTGTTTGATTATATGAAAAATCAGTTTTTAGGCATTTTTTTTTATTTACTTTATTTATTGGCAATGGTACGCCCAGTAATGCCAATAATTGAATATTATGCTAATTACGATTATATTGCAACAGTACTTTGTGAGAATAAGGATAAACCATATCTAGAATGTAATGGTAAATGCTATTTAAAAAAGCAAATGGATGAGGTAAACCATACTGATCACGATCATAAATCTACAGTGCCGAAAATTAATTTTGATGATTACCCAATAACTCCTTTAGGGCAATTTACGTATCATTTTAGAACGCATAAAGAAGCTATTTTTGAAAAAAAGTATAGTAAACATTTTTCCTTACAAGATTTTTTTAAATCAGATTTTAAACCTCCACAGGCTACCTCTTAATTTTTCGTTTTTTTTAATTAATGAATAGCATCTGTATTTAAGTTTAATTGTTTTTACAGTTAAAACTGTATACTTATGTTGTTTGTATTTACTAATGTATGTTGCATTTTCTTAATGGAATGTATTGTTAGTTAGTTTTTAATACGAAATGTTTAATTGCTGTAAGTATTGTTATTAAAATACACACAGCTAGCATTTAAATGTTTTGTATTGAGTTTGATATAATAAAATTTAAAAAATAAATAACAACTTATTTAAAGTTATAATGAAAAATAAAAAAATAGTTACACTAATATTTCTATTAATTTCGTTGATTTCTTACGGTCAGTCTTCAAAAATGTTAGGAAAAATTATTGATGATGTAACAGAAGCGCCTATTGAAAATGCTACGATAAAAATATTGAGTAGTAATATAGTTACCCTAACAAATAAAGCTGGAGAATTTACAATTGACGCTGTAAAAGGTACTCAAATTGAAGTTGGTCATGTAAGTTATAAATCTATAATTACAAATTTAAGCAATCAGTTATTAATTAGATTACAACCAACTCAAATAGAGTTGAATGAAATACTTGTAGCGGCAAATCCTTTGCAAAATATTTCTCAATCAGTTGTAATTAATGATACTGAAAAAAGAATAAGTCAGCCTAGAAGTGTAGGGCATTTATTTAAAGAAATTAAAGGTTTTGGAATCACTAAAAAAGGTGGTTATGCATCAGAACCAGTTTTTAGATCTTTTAAATATGAGCAATTAAATATTCAATATGATGGAGGAATGAAAGTGTTAAATGCCTGTCCAAATAGAATGGATCCAATTACAACACATGTAATTCCTGAAGAAATTGAAAAAATTGAAATTGTAAAAGGACCTTTTACCGTGCGTTTTGGACAAAATTTTGGAGGTGTAATTAATTTAGTTTCAAAAAATCCAACAAAAGGGCAATACGGATTTCATGGAAGTGTTGAAGGTGGTTACGAATCTAACGGAAATAACTTAGTTACAGGTGCTTCTGCATTGTATGTAACTGATAAGTTTGATGTGTTTTTAAATGGTTCGTATCGCGATTTTGGTGACTATAAAGATGGAAATGGAACAAAAGTTCCTGCTTCATTTAAAACAACTGATTATTCTTTAAAAATAGGTGTAAATCCAACAGAAAAACAACGTTTACAATTTAGTTGGAGACAATCTTTTGGTAGCGATATAGATCACGCTGGTTTGCCAATGGATTCGCCTTTTGATGATAGTTTTTTAGCAGGAATTGATTATAAAATAAACCAGATTTCAGAAAAAATAACAAGCTTTTCAGTAAAAGTATTCCATTCTTATGTAGACCATTTAATGACCAATGAAGGGCGTCCTAGTTTTGCAGCTACAGAGGCCAGTTCTCCAGTAGAAGCTTGGACAACTGGTGGTAAAATAGAATTGGTTTTGTCGCCTTCTAAAAATATGAGAATTTATACGGGTGTTGATGCTAATTTAATAGATAGGGAAGGAGCAAGAACTAGAATTGTGAAGGTAATGAA includes the following:
- a CDS encoding TonB-dependent receptor domain-containing protein — protein: MKNKKIVTLIFLLISLISYGQSSKMLGKIIDDVTEAPIENATIKILSSNIVTLTNKAGEFTIDAVKGTQIEVGHVSYKSIITNLSNQLLIRLQPTQIELNEILVAANPLQNISQSVVINDTEKRISQPRSVGHLFKEIKGFGITKKGGYASEPVFRSFKYEQLNIQYDGGMKVLNACPNRMDPITTHVIPEEIEKIEIVKGPFTVRFGQNFGGVINLVSKNPTKGQYGFHGSVEGGYESNGNNLVTGASALYVTDKFDVFLNGSYRDFGDYKDGNGTKVPASFKTTDYSLKIGVNPTEKQRLQFSWRQSFGSDIDHAGLPMDSPFDDSFLAGIDYKINQISEKITSFSVKVFHSYVDHLMTNEGRPSFAATEASSPVEAWTTGGKIELVLSPSKNMRIYTGVDANLIDREGARTRIVKVMNGTPLVTPKTFVDKIWQDASLNDVGVFAEGNYKISENTSITTGIRADFISTSLADPAADFEALYGGSIEDETEVNISANTSVKYQKNGFQSQLAIGRGVRTASMIERYINHFNVGVDPYEYVGNPNLKPEINNQIELSFIKKFEIIEIGASVFHSFLEDYISAIVNTEIPRKFMATTPPVYAKQFINLDKATQTGVEFSFNVKASDNLTLTSDVSYTQAQNKDFNEPLAHIPPFMTNLGAKYEAENYWLALSSRLVGGQDRVSETFMEEETPGFGTLDFRAGYSPFEGVSIGVAVLNIFDKNYYEHLNFSYQNSNILSGKIYEPGRNFTTYIKYKF
- a CDS encoding 1,4-dihydroxy-2-naphthoate polyprenyltransferase, with translation MDVKSYIEAARLRTLPLSISGIIVGSFIAASKGVFNWEICVLALLTTTGFQIISNFANDYGDGVKGTDNKDRVGPERAIQSGAISPNQMLNAIKISVIITFIIAVYLIYKAFGKEDFLNLFIFFILGVLSIVAAIKYTVGKKAYGYSGFGDLFVFLFFGLVSVIGSYYLYSKELNITILLPAISIGSLSIGVLNLNNMRDRASDIKSGKRTLVVKMGSDYAKYYHYYLLVIPYLFTILYSIIHYKSPYQFLFLLTLFPIIKHFKVVYRNRNPKLLDPELKKLAITTFVFSILFGIGLIV